A genomic segment from Glycine soja cultivar W05 chromosome 18, ASM419377v2, whole genome shotgun sequence encodes:
- the LOC114397083 gene encoding pentatricopeptide repeat-containing protein At2g33760-like, whose amino-acid sequence MKLGFNEWSVHVQSALIDMYGKCMDIESSMAVFECLPERTLDCFNSLMTSLSYCDAVDDVAELFGLMVDEGLVPDGVTLSTTLKALSVSALANSSFSKRFTSMINAYARNGMGKEGIAMLQAMTERGIKPDDVTFLCALNGCNHTGLVEEGRIVFESMKSLHGVDPDRRHFSCTMDLFCRAGLLHEAEEFLLQSQGKGEYFMWSSLLRSCRVHKNEEVGTKAAQVLVELDPDDPAVWLQASNFYAEIGKFDASRQIREVSLARKMTREIGHSLIEIRQ is encoded by the exons ATGAAGTTGGGTTTTAATGAATGGAGTGTGCATGTTCAATCTGCTTTGATTGATATGTATGGAAAGTGCATGGACATTGAGAGTTCTATGGCTGTATTTGAATGTCTTCCCGAGAGAACATTGGATTGTTTCAACTCATTGATGACCTCTTTGTCTTATTGTGATGCGGTTGATGATGTGGCTGAATTGTTTGGTTTGATGGTCGACGAAGGTCTTGTGCCGGATGGAGTTACCTTATCAACCACACTGAAGGCATTGTCAGTGTCTGCTTTAGCAA ATTCTTCCTTCTCCAAACGCTTCACATCCATGATCAATGCATATGCCCGAAATGGAATGGGGAAAGAAGGAATTGCAATGCTTCAAGCAATGACTGAGAGGGGAATAAAGCCAGATGATGTTACCTTCTTATGTGCACTAAATGGTTGTAACCACACAGGATTAGTTGAGGAAGGAAGAATAGTCTTCGAATCGATGAAATCTCTTCATGGGGTCGATCCAGATCGCCGCCATTTTTCATGCACGATGGATCTCTTTTGTCGTGCAGGACTTCTACATGAAGCTGAAGAGTTTCTGCTACAGTCACAGGGAAAAGGAGAATATTTTATGTGGAGCTCTTTGTTAAGAAGTTGCAGGGTCCACAAGAATGAAGAGGTTGGAACAAAAGCAGCACAAGTGTTAGTTGAGCTAGATCCAGATGACCCTGCAGTGTGGTTGCAAGCTTCAAATTTTTATGCTGAAATAGGGAAATTTGATGCATCAAGGCAAATCAGAGAGGTTTCTCTAGCAAGGAAGATGACTAGGGAAATTGGTCATAGTTTAATTGAGATAAGACAATAA
- the LOC114395706 gene encoding probable polygalacturonase At1g80170, which produces MDKFFLVSLLALLITAYGVAGSIMCDNIGMLEELKSLEALDIEEEENEVELSDIPSWRSKRGGKVLVNIDSFGAAGDGESDDTEALQKAWGVACSTPKSVLLIPQGRRYLVNATRFKGPCADKLIIQIDGTLVAPDEPKNWDPKLPRVWLDFSKLNKTVFQGSGVIDGSGSKWWAASCKKNKSNPCKGAPTAFTIDTSSSIRVKGLTIQNSQQMHFTISRCDSVRITSVKVSAPGDSPNTDGIHISESTNVIIQDSKIGTGDDCISIVNASSNIKMKRIYCGPGHGISIGSLGKDNSTGIVTKVILDTAVLRETTNGVRIKTWQGGSGYVRGVRFQNVRVENVSNPIIIDQFYCDSPTSCENQTTAVEISEVMYQNISGTTMSAKAIKFDCSDSVPCNKLVLSNVDLEKQDGSVETYCHSAQGFPYGVVHPSADCLSSSDKTSQIEESTTEEEDIRHIEL; this is translated from the exons ATGGACaagttcttcttggtttccttgcTTGCTTTGCTCATAACAGCTTATGGAGTTGCAGGAAGCATAATGTGCGACAACATTGGCATGCTCGAAGAACTTAAAAGCCTAGAGGCCCTGgacatagaagaagaagaaaatgaggtAGAACTTTCTGACATCCCTTCATGGAGAAGCAAGCGCGGTGGAAAAGTTCTTGTGAATATTGATAGCTTTGGTGCTGCTGGAGATGGAGAATCTGATGATACTGAG GCTTTACAAAAAGCATGGGGAGTTGCATGCTCTACACCAAAATCTGTTTTGTTAATTCCTCAAGGACGCCGTTACCTTGTTAATGCAACAAGATTCAAAGGGCCTTGTGCAGACAAGCTCATCATCCAG ATTGACGGTACATTGGTGGCACCAGATGAGCCTAAGAACTGGGATCCAAAACTGCCACGGGTTTGGCTTGATTTTTCCAAATTGAATAAAACTGTTTTCCAAGGTTCTGGAGTTATTGATGGCTCAGGCAGCAAATGGTGGGCAGCATCTTGTAAAAAGAACAAGTCCAAT CCTTGCAAAGGTGCACCAACA GCATTTACGATTGATACAAGTTCATCCATAAGGGTGAAAGGACTAACAATCCAGAATAGCCAACAGATGCATTTTACCATATCACGATGCGATTCTGTTAGAATTACTAGCGTGAAAGTGTCAGCTCCTGGAGACAGCCCAAACACTGATGGAATTCATATTAGTGAATCAACAAATGTCATAATCCAAGACAGCAAAATTGGAACAG GGGATGATTGCATATCAATTGTCAATGCTAGCTCTAATATCAAAATGAAGAGAATTTATTGTGGACCAGGACATGGAATCAG CATTGGAAGTCTAGGGAAAGACAACTCAACAGGCATAGTCACGAAAGTGATTTTGGATACAGCAGTTCTTAGGGAGACTACCAACGGTGTCAGAATTAAGACTTGGCAG GGAGGTTCTGGATATGTTCGAGGGGTGCGTTTTCAGAATGTGAGGGTGGAAAATGTATCCAACCCCATTATCATAGACCAATTTTACTGTGATTCGCCAACCAGTTGTGAAAACCAG ACAACAGCAGTGGAGATAAGCGAGGTGATGTACCAGAACATAAGTGGCACTACAATGAGTGCTAAGGCCATTAAATTTGACTGCAGTGACTCAGTCCCATGCAACAAACTAGTCCTTAGCAATGTGGACTTAGAGAAACAAGATGGCTCTGTTGAAACATATTGCCACTCAGCACAAGGCTTTCCCTATGGAGTGGTGCACCCTTCTGCTGATTGCCTTAGTTCCAGCGACAAAACCTCTCAAATTGAAGAATCAACTACAGAGGAAGAAGATATTCGTCACATTGAACtataa